From Rhodopseudomonas palustris, a single genomic window includes:
- a CDS encoding efflux RND transporter permease subunit: protein MGLNVSSWSIRHPLPSIVFSIILLALGWISFTKLAVTRLPSADIPVISVAVSQFGAAPAELEAQVTKTIEDGVSGVEGVRHIASSITDGLSVTTIQFALETNTDRALNDVKDAVTRVRANLPQNINEPLIQRVDVIGLPIVTYAAISPGKTPEQLSWFVDDVVKRALQGVRGVAQVERIGGVEREILVSLDPDRLRAAGLTALDVSRRLRGTNVDLAGGRAEIGNNDQAIRTLAGARALNDLAGTMISLNAGGEVRLDDLGTVTDTIAARRTFARFNGEPVVALGIKRSKGASDVVVAEAVQKRIDALAAQYPDVELKLIDTSVDYTKGNYEAAISTLFEGAILAVIVVFLFLRDFRATVIAAISLPLSIFPAFWAMDMLGFSLNLVSFLAITLSTGILVDDAIVEIENIVRHMRMGKSPYQAAIEAADEIGLAVIAISLTIIAIFAPASFMSGIAGQFFKQFGITVSVQVFFSLLAARFVTPVLAAYFLKDHPHVEKPPGTILRTYTSIVTWSVQHYYITVLIGLGTFAASIWSIVLLPQGFLPAQDTARSVLAMQLPPGTQIGTTEKTTEAIVKLLRERPEVRSVFVDGGRVPPGVQEVRRASLIINYTPKSDRSITQRELEHEISKQLDQVPDIRYWFLDENGLRAIALVVTGNDSAVVDNVAQELASQMKRIPLISNVISETALDRPELRIRPRADLAARLGVSTESLSETIRVATIGDVGPALAKFDAGDRLVPIRVQLEESARGELATLEQLQVPIYGGRGAVPLSVVADVKFDQGPTSINRYDRLRQATVAADLVGNSALGDATKQINELPVMKSLPKGVKVSPSGDAENLAELSDGFATAISGGLMMVYAVLVLLFGTFLQPITILFSLPLSIGGAIAALLLAGKQLTTPVWIGILMLMGIVTKNAIMLIEFAMEAMRDGKSRDAAIIDAGQKRARPIVMTTIAMVAGMTPSALAFGAGGEFRSPMALAVIGGLIFSTVLSLIFVPAVFMMMDDVGRGFWAVGKKLLSGSAREAAEAAPAPSAGTEPTPPADKPSFRRE from the coding sequence ATGGGCCTCAACGTTTCCTCCTGGTCGATCCGGCACCCGCTGCCCTCGATCGTGTTCTCGATCATCCTGCTGGCGCTGGGCTGGATCAGCTTCACCAAGCTGGCGGTGACGCGGCTGCCGAGCGCCGACATCCCGGTGATTTCGGTGGCGGTGTCGCAGTTCGGCGCGGCGCCGGCCGAGCTGGAAGCGCAGGTCACCAAGACCATCGAGGACGGCGTCTCCGGCGTCGAAGGCGTGCGCCACATCGCTTCCTCGATCACCGACGGGTTGTCGGTGACGACGATCCAGTTCGCGCTGGAAACCAACACCGACCGCGCACTCAATGACGTCAAGGACGCGGTGACGAGGGTCCGCGCCAACCTGCCGCAGAACATCAACGAGCCGCTGATCCAGCGCGTCGACGTGATCGGCCTGCCGATCGTCACCTATGCGGCGATCTCGCCCGGCAAGACGCCGGAGCAGCTCTCCTGGTTCGTCGACGACGTGGTCAAACGTGCCCTGCAGGGCGTGCGCGGCGTCGCCCAGGTCGAGCGGATCGGCGGCGTCGAACGCGAGATCCTGGTATCGCTCGATCCCGACCGGCTGCGCGCGGCGGGATTGACCGCGCTCGACGTCTCGCGGCGGCTGCGCGGCACCAATGTCGATCTCGCCGGCGGCCGCGCGGAGATCGGCAACAACGATCAGGCGATCCGCACGCTGGCCGGCGCCCGGGCGCTGAACGACCTCGCCGGCACCATGATCAGCCTGAACGCTGGCGGCGAGGTGCGGCTCGACGATCTCGGCACCGTGACCGACACCATCGCGGCGCGGCGCACCTTCGCCCGCTTCAACGGCGAGCCGGTGGTCGCACTCGGCATCAAGCGCTCCAAGGGCGCCAGCGACGTCGTGGTCGCCGAAGCCGTGCAGAAGCGGATCGATGCGCTGGCCGCGCAATATCCCGATGTCGAATTGAAGCTGATCGACACTTCGGTCGACTACACCAAAGGCAATTACGAGGCGGCGATCTCGACCCTGTTCGAGGGCGCGATCCTCGCCGTGATCGTGGTGTTCCTGTTCCTGCGTGATTTCCGCGCCACCGTGATCGCGGCGATCTCGCTGCCGCTGTCGATCTTCCCGGCGTTCTGGGCGATGGACATGCTGGGGTTCTCGCTGAACCTAGTCAGCTTCCTCGCCATCACGCTGTCGACCGGCATCCTGGTCGACGACGCCATCGTCGAGATCGAAAACATCGTCCGCCACATGCGGATGGGCAAGTCGCCGTATCAGGCGGCGATCGAGGCCGCCGACGAGATCGGGCTGGCGGTGATCGCGATCTCGCTGACCATCATCGCGATCTTCGCGCCCGCAAGCTTCATGTCCGGCATCGCCGGGCAGTTCTTCAAGCAGTTCGGCATCACGGTTTCGGTGCAGGTGTTCTTCTCGCTGCTGGCGGCGCGGTTCGTCACGCCGGTACTGGCGGCGTATTTCCTCAAGGACCACCCGCACGTCGAAAAGCCGCCCGGCACAATACTCCGGACCTATACGAGCATCGTCACCTGGTCGGTGCAGCACTACTACATCACGGTGCTGATCGGACTCGGCACCTTCGCCGCCTCGATCTGGAGCATCGTGCTGCTGCCGCAGGGCTTCCTGCCGGCGCAGGACACCGCGCGCTCGGTGCTGGCGATGCAACTGCCGCCCGGCACCCAGATCGGGACAACCGAGAAGACCACCGAGGCGATCGTCAAGCTGCTGCGCGAACGGCCCGAGGTCCGAAGCGTGTTCGTCGACGGCGGCCGGGTGCCGCCCGGCGTGCAGGAAGTCCGCCGCGCTTCGCTCATCATCAACTACACCCCGAAGAGCGATCGCTCGATCACCCAGCGTGAGCTCGAGCATGAAATCAGCAAGCAGCTCGATCAGGTGCCGGACATTCGCTACTGGTTCCTCGACGAGAACGGCCTGCGGGCGATCGCGCTGGTGGTGACCGGAAACGACAGCGCCGTGGTCGACAACGTCGCCCAGGAGCTGGCTTCGCAGATGAAGCGGATTCCGCTGATCTCCAACGTCATTTCGGAGACTGCGCTGGACCGGCCGGAGCTGCGGATCCGGCCCCGCGCCGATCTCGCCGCCCGGCTCGGCGTTTCGACCGAGAGCCTGTCCGAGACCATTCGCGTTGCCACCATTGGCGACGTCGGCCCGGCGCTCGCCAAGTTCGACGCCGGCGACCGGCTGGTGCCGATCCGGGTGCAGCTCGAAGAATCCGCGCGCGGCGAACTCGCCACTCTCGAACAGCTTCAAGTCCCGATCTACGGCGGTCGCGGCGCGGTGCCGCTGTCGGTGGTCGCCGACGTCAAATTCGATCAGGGCCCGACCAGCATCAATCGTTACGACCGGCTGCGCCAGGCGACCGTCGCGGCCGATCTGGTCGGCAATTCGGCGCTCGGCGACGCCACCAAGCAGATCAACGAGCTGCCGGTGATGAAGTCACTGCCGAAGGGCGTGAAGGTCAGCCCCTCGGGCGATGCCGAGAACCTCGCCGAACTGTCGGACGGCTTCGCCACTGCAATCAGCGGCGGACTGATGATGGTGTATGCGGTGCTGGTGCTGCTGTTCGGCACCTTTCTGCAGCCGATCACCATCCTGTTCTCGCTGCCGCTGTCGATCGGCGGCGCGATCGCCGCGCTGCTGCTGGCCGGCAAGCAGCTCACCACGCCGGTCTGGATCGGCATCCTGATGCTGATGGGCATCGTCACCAAGAATGCCATCATGCTGATCGAATTCGCCATGGAGGCGATGCGTGACGGCAAGAGCCGCGACGCCGCGATCATCGACGCCGGCCAGAAGCGCGCCCGCCCGATCGTGATGACCACGATCGCGATGGTGGCCGGCATGACGCCGAGCGCGCTGGCGTTCGGAGCCGGCGGCGAGTTCCGCTCGCCGATGGCGCTGGCGGTGATCGGCGGCCTGATTTTCTCCACGGTGTTGTCGCTGATCTTCGTGCCGGCGGTGTTCATGATGATGGACGACGTCGGCCGTGGCTTCTGGGCCGTGGGCAAGAAGCTGCTGAGCGGCAGCGCCCGCGAGGCGGCCGAGGCGGCGCCCGCACCATCCGCCGGTACGGAGCCCACGCCGCCCGCCGACAAGCCGTCATTCCGGCGCGAATGA
- a CDS encoding AsmA family protein, which produces MKPIRIAGAIAALLVVAAALLIAIGIPAGALTTAIQSRIERDTGYRVTIAGTGTVRLFPAVALTLHDVTAETPEGGPADPRLKIATVRAELPLTSLVSATPRITELTLISPELHLPLLRRRGDAAATPASARKADAGLAEIERIVIQDGAVVMTSAADRIERRIGGIQADVERDDARGPITASGSAALGRSPLSFELTATPPSDDRQPILVDVTLDAPGLLTSRLRARAEARLRDATLSINGISGKLGDAPFNGWAAVDVAGKPRVKLDLDFRRLDLVAITRSVPPGAPWSEAPLDFVGLNYVDAEIRLSAAELNIGPARIAPASADAGLASGVLSVRASRLGAYGGEATGTLTIDASNTEPSFNLRCDIDGVQALPLLDGLTDFDRLDGKMQAKLALRSSGGSARAIASGLNGSAAIGLRDGAIRGIDITRMIRNLTAHPQDGWQTAPTDATDLSEFAASFRIVQGQAVTSDLQFAGPLVRMTGAGTIDLPAKTLALAAEPKLVLATPGQNSLTRGAGGPGAEPIGLGVPVKIEGPWTAPRIFPDIAGMLDDPDAAYQRLRRIGSGLFGLLGSSPPNHGAADATDPHGDDPGAAANAIIKQLFGR; this is translated from the coding sequence ATGAAGCCGATCAGGATCGCAGGCGCCATTGCGGCCCTGCTCGTCGTCGCGGCCGCGCTGCTGATCGCGATCGGGATTCCGGCCGGTGCACTGACCACAGCAATCCAGAGTCGGATCGAGCGCGACACCGGCTACCGGGTCACGATCGCCGGGACCGGGACGGTGCGGCTGTTCCCCGCAGTGGCGCTCACTCTGCACGATGTGACCGCGGAAACGCCGGAAGGCGGCCCAGCGGATCCGAGGCTGAAGATCGCCACCGTCCGCGCCGAATTGCCGCTGACCAGCCTGGTATCCGCGACGCCGCGCATCACCGAACTGACGCTGATCAGTCCCGAGCTCCACCTGCCGCTGCTGCGCCGGCGCGGCGACGCGGCAGCCACGCCTGCGTCCGCGCGCAAGGCCGACGCCGGGCTGGCCGAGATCGAACGCATCGTCATCCAGGACGGCGCGGTGGTGATGACCAGCGCTGCCGATCGCATCGAGCGACGGATCGGCGGCATTCAGGCCGACGTCGAGCGCGACGACGCCAGAGGTCCGATTACCGCAAGCGGCTCGGCGGCGCTGGGCCGGTCGCCGCTGTCGTTCGAACTGACCGCGACGCCGCCATCCGACGACCGGCAGCCGATATTGGTCGACGTCACGCTCGACGCACCGGGGCTGCTGACGTCGCGGCTGAGAGCGAGAGCGGAGGCCAGGCTGCGCGACGCCACGCTGTCGATCAACGGCATCAGCGGCAAACTCGGCGACGCCCCATTCAACGGCTGGGCGGCGGTCGACGTTGCCGGCAAGCCGCGGGTGAAGCTCGATCTCGATTTCCGGCGTCTCGATCTCGTCGCCATCACCCGCTCCGTCCCGCCGGGCGCACCGTGGAGCGAGGCGCCGCTCGACTTCGTCGGCTTGAACTACGTCGATGCAGAGATCCGGCTGTCCGCCGCCGAGCTGAACATCGGCCCGGCGCGGATCGCGCCGGCGTCCGCCGACGCCGGGCTGGCCAGCGGCGTGCTGTCGGTGCGGGCGAGCCGTCTCGGCGCCTATGGCGGCGAAGCGACCGGGACGCTGACGATCGACGCATCCAACACGGAGCCGTCGTTCAATCTGCGATGCGACATCGATGGTGTTCAGGCCCTACCGCTGCTCGACGGGCTGACCGATTTCGACCGGCTCGACGGCAAGATGCAGGCGAAGCTGGCGCTGCGCAGCAGCGGCGGCAGCGCCCGCGCGATCGCATCCGGCCTGAACGGCAGCGCCGCGATCGGACTCCGCGACGGCGCGATCCGCGGCATCGACATCACCCGCATGATCCGCAACCTGACCGCGCACCCGCAGGACGGCTGGCAGACCGCTCCCACCGACGCCACCGATCTGAGCGAGTTCGCGGCGTCGTTCCGGATCGTGCAAGGTCAGGCCGTGACCTCCGACCTCCAGTTCGCCGGTCCGCTGGTGCGGATGACCGGCGCGGGCACCATCGACCTGCCCGCCAAGACGCTGGCACTCGCGGCCGAACCGAAACTGGTGCTGGCGACCCCAGGCCAGAACAGCTTGACGCGAGGCGCCGGCGGACCGGGCGCGGAACCGATCGGCCTCGGTGTCCCGGTGAAGATCGAAGGGCCTTGGACGGCGCCGCGAATCTTCCCTGACATCGCCGGAATGCTCGACGATCCGGACGCCGCGTACCAGCGCCTGCGCCGGATCGGCAGTGGTCTGTTCGGTCTGCTCGGGAGCAGCCCACCCAATCATGGCGCCGCAGACGCAACCGATCCTCATGGCGACGACCCCGGCGCCGCCGCGAATGCGATCATCAAGCAATTGTTCGGACGGTGA
- a CDS encoding efflux RND transporter periplasmic adaptor subunit produces MTASLALPRHGRQRPRFATALLMLAAACGQVQPAVAQQSEVGAQAVTVLVAAKACFPAIVEVSGFLIPRDEVSVRPDRPNAKITDVLIDAGETVTQGQTLARLEGGSAVQAPVAGLVSASTAMIGAPASSKGEALFTIVTRGEFDLVGQVPTRDMPRLAAGQAATVKVVGDANEMQGKVRRVSATVEPKTQLGNVFVGIGSDKRLLANASGRAAIKTGESCGISVPLTAVIYDPVGTVVQVVRRQTVETRRVEIGLMAGGNVEIRDGLKEGDIVVERAGAQLREGDAVRPVLTSGASTK; encoded by the coding sequence ATGACGGCGAGCCTCGCTCTGCCTCGGCACGGCCGACAACGGCCGCGCTTCGCAACAGCGCTCCTGATGCTGGCGGCGGCCTGCGGGCAGGTGCAGCCGGCCGTTGCTCAGCAGAGTGAGGTCGGCGCCCAGGCCGTGACGGTGCTGGTGGCCGCCAAGGCCTGCTTTCCGGCCATCGTCGAAGTCTCCGGCTTCCTGATCCCGCGCGACGAAGTCTCGGTGCGCCCGGACCGGCCGAACGCCAAGATCACGGACGTCCTGATCGACGCCGGCGAGACCGTAACCCAGGGCCAGACACTGGCCAGGCTGGAGGGCGGCAGCGCCGTGCAGGCGCCGGTCGCCGGGCTGGTGTCGGCGTCGACCGCCATGATCGGTGCGCCGGCGTCGTCGAAGGGCGAAGCGCTGTTCACCATCGTCACCCGGGGTGAGTTCGATCTGGTCGGCCAGGTGCCGACCCGCGACATGCCGCGCCTCGCGGCCGGACAGGCCGCGACCGTCAAGGTGGTCGGCGACGCCAACGAGATGCAGGGCAAGGTGCGCCGCGTTTCCGCGACGGTGGAGCCGAAGACCCAGCTCGGCAACGTGTTCGTCGGCATCGGTTCGGACAAGCGTCTGCTCGCCAACGCATCCGGCCGTGCCGCCATCAAGACCGGTGAGAGCTGCGGCATTTCGGTGCCGCTCACCGCCGTGATCTACGACCCTGTCGGCACCGTCGTGCAGGTCGTCCGGCGTCAAACCGTTGAAACCCGACGGGTCGAGATCGGGCTGATGGCGGGTGGCAATGTCGAGATCCGCGACGGCCTGAAGGAAGGCGATATCGTGGTGGAGCGTGCTGGCGCCCAGCTTCGCGAAGGCGACGCGGTGCGGCCGGTCCTGACCTCCGGCGCTTCGACCAAATAG
- a CDS encoding superinfection immunity protein, which yields MSGLAGLPYDANMQVIVWSMYLVAAVLYCAPMLIAFARNVEYKWGLYAGNLLLGWTGVGWAYALYYAVFADKEGTHRERLSLARVAGPHSARG from the coding sequence ATGTCCGGACTGGCTGGGCTGCCCTACGACGCCAATATGCAGGTGATCGTCTGGTCGATGTATCTGGTTGCCGCTGTGCTGTATTGCGCGCCGATGCTGATCGCGTTTGCGCGCAACGTCGAATACAAATGGGGACTTTATGCCGGCAATCTGTTGCTCGGCTGGACCGGGGTCGGCTGGGCCTACGCGTTGTACTACGCGGTCTTCGCCGACAAGGAGGGGACGCATCGGGAGCGTCTGTCGCTGGCGCGGGTGGCTGGACCGCACAGCGCCCGCGGCTGA